A genome region from Acipenser ruthenus unplaced genomic scaffold, fAciRut3.2 maternal haplotype, whole genome shotgun sequence includes the following:
- the LOC131727648 gene encoding filaggrin-2-like → MTRDRTGRPPRRGERTAGALARPPRPRRGAWESPDCAQLPADKLDLLEKFFAPVENQNQNRRNNQRTYRSDRVHSELDLRGDPQRRGWIGEGEKGGPCYPRRGDAQTSSSTSSSSSSSSSASWSSEESTQSLQLPPSNKNRNVIGAPGLYHPARQSRSCVDIPGEIRAGFGRGGEEEEEEEGEGGDAGSGRQSRGRSGEREGFPRIRRGQSKSEERLLGSDSEPGRSLIKTVSLERSLAFNDQVLPAPWTPKKPGSSAQLPSKGILKNGGHKPGTEGVFRKAKSMEVIWDREGSRAQGVRSAGKTRGGEQEEQEEERGTVPVFVQEKLKFSAFLNEITRQVLSPSRLSSLGLKPETPSRNQHSRSREKRREEEEEEEEDEEEEGGELLGGGPEQEEVEEEGGVEGESQGAPRRRKKKKRSSGSLSPDRCSSRRSARQGQGSSASPQGPGAVRQNQPGPSRHTDASSSPETSPGPASHGRRGPTGASRLTDASTSPELGPLLPGRGDSGSAVPASPSLRLQQRSQQHSLHPRDQRVRDEGEDSHRSQSQSHPQHSVPTAQGSRSGTSAERCGRREREEEEAGVRTSAPTYKEPGVQASRAPYLEDQNPRKTGHERDQVGSEFKSSPHHLEAELQRTREELQSLSDRYRRLREDYTSSQQTNQALEERLRSAMLSVELERKNQSQRISELTEQLSSAQNTICTLETINIPSLLQDVLGKHFLELEDHADQSLLPPAPFMDSTHSEMELRPAGPSNQSQGRMGPVPEEDESDWLEKGGEELVPHFEFCTPHQSLPVPSLDTTAPRHGKLTRDSPAGDQGYRNKPHPQAHRGCSGSLSSPLRLLSTSLEEIRPTTHRPTDCHLQPTEGLQDLHQPLGESPEDSDDSESPRGWKKSRIRAPTRKRACESAQRTLDGFIRQLQPPLLGKLEHCSPRRRGGERGEGAGASWDDGTDSQVSEKEEELEEEEGRLRHTALGAAWGRRGGGVPGNAGPRGTRR, encoded by the exons ATGACGC GAGACAGAACCGGCcgcccgccgcgccggggagagAGGACAGCGGGAGCCCTCGCCCGCCCCCCCCGGCCGCGCCGCGGCGCCTGGGAGAGCCCGGACTGCGCCCAGCTGCCGGCCGACAAACTCGACCTGCTGGAGAAGTTCTTCGCTCCGGTCGAGAACCAGAATCAGAACCGGCGGAACAATCAGCGGACTTACAGATCGGACCGGGTCCACAGCGAGCTGGATTTGAGAGGGGATCCCCAGCGCCGCGGCTGGAttggagagggagagaaggggggACCTTGTTACCCGCGGCGAGGCGACGCCCAAACTTCCTCATCTACttcttcatcatcctcatcctcctcctctgctTCATGGTCTTCCGAAGAAAGCACCCAGAGCCTCCAGTTGCCTCCCAGTAACAAAAACCGCAATGTGATCGGCGCCCCCGGACTGTACCATCCTGCAAGGCAGTCCAGATCCTGCGTCGACATTCCCGGAGAGATTAGAGCGGGATtcgggagaggaggagaggaggaggaggaggaggagggggagggaggggatgCAGGCTCAGGCCGGCAGAGTCGCGGGCGGAGCGGGGAGCGCGAGGGGTTCCCCCGAATCCGGAGAGGGCAGAGTAAGAGCGAGGAGAGGCTGCTGGGGTCGGACTCGGAGCCCGGCCGGAGTTTGATCAAGACGGTCAGCCTGGAGCGCAGCCTGGCTTTCAACGACCAGGTCCTGCCCGCCCCCTGGACCCCCAAGAAGCCCGGATCGTCTGCACAGCTCCCCAGCAAGGGCATCCTGAAGAACGGCGGGCACAAACCCGGGACCGAGGGCGTCTTCAGGAAGGCTAAGTCCATGGAGGTGATCTGGGACAGAGAGGGGAGTCGAGCACAGGGGGTTAGGAGTGCGGGGAAAACTAGGGGCGGGGAgcaggaggagcaggaggaggaaaGGGGGACCGTTCCGGTTTTCGTGCAGGAAAAGCTCAAGTTTTCCGCCTTCCTGAACGAGATCACCAGGCAGGTTCTGAGTCCCTCCAGGCTCAGCTCTCTGGGGTTGAAACCGGAGACGCCTTCCAGGAACCAGCACAGCCGATCCAGAGagaagaggagggaggaggaggaggaggaggaggaggacgaggaggaggaggggggtgagcTCCTGGGAGGGGGGCCAGagcaggaggaggtggaggaggagggaggggtcgagggggAGTCCCAGGGAGCCCCAagaaggaggaagaagaagaagagaagcAGCGGCTCGCTCAGTCCAGACCGCTGCTCCAGCCGCCGGTCTGCCAGACAGGGTCAAGGCAGCAGCGCCAGCCCGCAGGGTCCCGGAGCGGTCCGGCAGAACCAGCCCGGGCCGTCCCGGCACACCGACGCCAGCAGCAGCCCGGAGACCAGCCCGGGTCCGGCTAGTCACGGCCGCCGCGGGCCCACAGGCGCGTCCAGGTTAACCGACGCAAGCACCAGCCCCGAACTCGGCCCCCTCCTGCCCGGGCGCGGGGACTCTGGCAGCGCGGTGCCGGCTTCTCCGTCTCTGAGGCTTCAGCAGCGTTCCCAACAGCATTCCCTGCATCCCAGAGATCAGCGGGTGCGCGACGAGGGAGAGGATTCCCACCGCTCCCAATCCCAGAGTCACCCGCAGCACAGCGTCCCGACTGCCCAAGGTTCCCGTTCCGGAACCAGCGCGGAGCGCTgcgggaggagggagagggaggaggaggaggcggggGTGAGGACCAGCGCACCGACATACAAG GAGCCGGGAGTCCAGGCGAGCCGAGCGCC TTACCTGGAGGACCAGAATCCGCGCAAGACCGGACACGAGAGGGACCAGGTGGGGTCAGAGTTCAAGAGCAGTCCGCATCACCTGGAGGCGGAGCTCCAGAGGACGAGGGAGGAGCTTCAGAGCCTGAGTGACAGGTACAGGAG GCTCCGGGAGGATTACACGAGCTCTCAGCAAACCAACCAGGCTCTGGAAGAGAGGCTGCGCTCTGCT ATGCTCAGTGTGGAGCTGGAGAGGAAGAATCAGAGCCAGAGGATCTCGGAGCTGACTGAGCAGCTGAGCAGCGCCCAGAACACCATTTGCACACTGGAGACCATCAAC ATCCCGTCTCTGCTCCAGGACGTTCTAGGAAAACACTTCCTGGAATTGGAAGACCACGCCGACCAATCCCTGCTCCCGCCCGCCCCCTTCATGGACTCCACCCACTCGGAGATGGAGCTCCGCCCCGCGGGGCCGAGCAACCAATCCCAGGGCAGGATGGGGCCGGTTCCAGAGGAGGACGAATCGGATTGGTTGGAGAAAGGGGGGGAGGAGTTG GTACCCCATTTCGAATTCTGCACGCCCCACCAAAGCCTGCCAGTGCCCAGCCTTGACACCACGGCGCCACGCCACGGAAAACTGACACGCGACTCACCCGCGGGCGACCAGGGCTACCGGAACAAGCCCCACCCCCAAGCCCACCGGGGCTGTTCCGGCAGTCTTTCCTCCCCCCTCCGCCTCCTGTCCACCAGCCTGGAAGAAATCCGCCCCACAACTCACCGGCCCACAGACTGCCACCTCCAGCCCACGGAAGGGCTGCAAGACCTGCACCAGCCGCTAGGGGAGAGCCCCGAGGACTCTGACGACTCGGAGAGTCCCCGCGGCTGGAAAAAAAGCCGGATTCGGGCGCCGACGAGGAAGAGGGCCTGCGAGTCGGCGCAGAGGACGCTAGACGGTTTCATCAGGCAGCTGCAGCCCCCCCTGCTGGGGAAGCTGGAGCACTGCAGTCCGCGGCGgcggggaggggagagaggggaaggggcCGGGGCGTCTTGGGATGACGGGACGGATTCCCAGGTCTCGGAAAAGGAGGAGGAGCTGGAAGAGGAGGAAGGGCGACTACGCCACACCGCGCTCGGGGCTGCATGGGGGCGCAGGGGAGGGGGGGTGCCGGGGAATGCGGGTCCCAGAGGAACAAGGAGATGA
- the LOC117968533 gene encoding solute carrier family 25 member 45-like isoform X2 — MDTIKVRLQTQLKYRGIIDCMIKIYKHERIPGFFKGMSFPVLSVAVGNAVVFSSYSNALEFISQSQRSDRSSSPSSVEIFVAGCFSGAVQVLVMAPVDLVKVRLQNQSHPHQSVSGGGSGGPQYRGPVHCVASILRQEGVPGLYRGVGALALRDIPCYGLYFLPYELLCRTLTEEGHQPGTATVLVAGGCAGVVTWSCATPMDVVKARLQMEGVRGQRYGGVLACVRESVRAEGGAVLFKGLLANSVRAFPVNAVTFLTYESLLRGMQ; from the exons ATGGACACGATCAAG GTTCGACTGCAGACTCAGTTGAAGTACAGAGGGATTATAGACTGCATGATCAAGATCTACAAACATGAGCGa aTTCCTGGATTTTTCAAAGGAATGAGTTTCCCAGTCCTCAGTGTTGCTGTGGGCAACGCAGTGGTTTTCAGTTCCTACAGCAACGCCCTGGAGttcatcagccaatcacagcgcaGTGACAGAAGCTCCTCCCCTTCCTCTGTGGAGATATTTGTGGCTGGCTGTTTTTCAGGGGCTG TCCAGGTTCTGGTGATGGCGCCGGTGGACTTGGTGAAGGTCCGACTGCAGAACCAGAGCCACCCTCACCAGTCCGTGAGCGGGGGTGGGTCGGGGGGGCCCCAGTACAGGGGCCCGGTTCACTGCGTGGCCTCCATCCTGCGGCAGGAGGGGGTCCCGGGGCTGTACCGGGGTGTGGGGGCCCTGGCCCTGCGAGACATCCCCTGCTACGGACTGTACTTCCTACCCTATGAGCTGCTGTGCCGGACCCTGACTGAGGAGGGACATCAGCCAG GCACGGCGACGGTCCTGGTGGCAGGGGGCTGTGCGGGCGTGGTCACCTGGAGCTGTGCCACGCCCATGGACGTGGTGAAGGCGCGGCTGCAGATGGAGGGGGTGCGGGGGCAGCGGTACGGGGGCGTGCTGGCCTGCGTGAGGGAGAGCGTGAGGGCGGAGGGGGGCGCCGTGCTGTTCAAGGGGCTCCTGGCGAACAGCGTCCGCGCCTTTCCCGTCAACGCTGTCACCTTCCTGACCTACGAGAGCCTGCTGAGGGGCATGCAGTGA
- the LOC117968533 gene encoding solute carrier family 25 member 45-like isoform X1, producing MYFSEFIAGWISGAVGLVVGHPMDTIKVRLQTQLKYRGIIDCMIKIYKHERIPGFFKGMSFPVLSVAVGNAVVFSSYSNALEFISQSQRSDRSSSPSSVEIFVAGCFSGAVQVLVMAPVDLVKVRLQNQSHPHQSVSGGGSGGPQYRGPVHCVASILRQEGVPGLYRGVGALALRDIPCYGLYFLPYELLCRTLTEEGHQPGTATVLVAGGCAGVVTWSCATPMDVVKARLQMEGVRGQRYGGVLACVRESVRAEGGAVLFKGLLANSVRAFPVNAVTFLTYESLLRGMQ from the exons ATGTACTTTTCAGAGTTCATCGCGGGATGGATTTCGG GTGCTGTGGGGTTGGTGGTCGGACATCCCATGGACACGATCAAG GTTCGACTGCAGACTCAGTTGAAGTACAGAGGGATTATAGACTGCATGATCAAGATCTACAAACATGAGCGa aTTCCTGGATTTTTCAAAGGAATGAGTTTCCCAGTCCTCAGTGTTGCTGTGGGCAACGCAGTGGTTTTCAGTTCCTACAGCAACGCCCTGGAGttcatcagccaatcacagcgcaGTGACAGAAGCTCCTCCCCTTCCTCTGTGGAGATATTTGTGGCTGGCTGTTTTTCAGGGGCTG TCCAGGTTCTGGTGATGGCGCCGGTGGACTTGGTGAAGGTCCGACTGCAGAACCAGAGCCACCCTCACCAGTCCGTGAGCGGGGGTGGGTCGGGGGGGCCCCAGTACAGGGGCCCGGTTCACTGCGTGGCCTCCATCCTGCGGCAGGAGGGGGTCCCGGGGCTGTACCGGGGTGTGGGGGCCCTGGCCCTGCGAGACATCCCCTGCTACGGACTGTACTTCCTACCCTATGAGCTGCTGTGCCGGACCCTGACTGAGGAGGGACATCAGCCAG GCACGGCGACGGTCCTGGTGGCAGGGGGCTGTGCGGGCGTGGTCACCTGGAGCTGTGCCACGCCCATGGACGTGGTGAAGGCGCGGCTGCAGATGGAGGGGGTGCGGGGGCAGCGGTACGGGGGCGTGCTGGCCTGCGTGAGGGAGAGCGTGAGGGCGGAGGGGGGCGCCGTGCTGTTCAAGGGGCTCCTGGCGAACAGCGTCCGCGCCTTTCCCGTCAACGCTGTCACCTTCCTGACCTACGAGAGCCTGCTGAGGGGCATGCAGTGA
- the LOC131727649 gene encoding sororin-like, with translation MSTRKKRAASAGVEMKKNNEDHDSSLPVRRKSERTSVTDNKPSDPLPSEIGKAPAPPKKSITARKIVPRKTQAVGVFSASRRSPRVSDAAPQIHRSPRGSLLSSGEADKENAVRRPSSSSSSSSSPSKNAKNSENNSPIRNGRDALNASNRKSSRNDPRSKNTLSPVAPSAGRAGAPPNEEPRDQPNLIWSKKVRRSYSRLSAGSFDGTPSGSPLPPRPDRLSLFGFEGLCGVSPVRGGGGRSLLEGAGAGVAETSPPAVEQDFDIPGVALVKEKRRRKKKVQQIQMSELDCLAALMNAEFDAAEEFDLCVE, from the exons atgtccacTCGAAAAAAACGAGCGGCGTCGGCTGGCGtcgaaatgaaaaaaaacaacgaaGACCACG ATTCCAGTCTTCCGGTGAGACGAAAGTCCGAGCGGACATCCGTGACGGACAACAAACCCTCGGACCCGCTGCCGAGTGAAATAGGAAAG GCTCCCGCTCCTCCTAAGAAATCCATCACAGCCAGGAAGATCGTTCCCAGGAAAACCCAg GCGGTGGGTGTGTTCTCTGCGTCGCGTCGCAGTCCTCGT GTGAGTGACGCTGCTCCTCAGATTCATCGCAGCCCCAGG ggctCTTTGCTGTCGTCTGGAGAAGCAGACAAAGAAAACGCTGTCCGAcgcccttcctcctcctcttcctcctcctcgtctCCATCCAAAAACGCAAAGAATTCAGAGAATAACTCTCCGATCAGGAACGGCAGAGACGCCTTGAACGCCAGCAACCGAAAATCATCCCGGAACGACCCCCGCTCCAAAAACACCCTGTCCCCCGTCGCCCCCTCCGCAGGCAGAGCCGGGGCACCCCCAAACGAGGAGCCCCGAGACCAGCCGAACCTGATCTGGTCCAAGAAAGTGCGGAGGTCCTACAGCCGCCTGAGCGCTGGATCCTTCGACGGGACGCCCTCGGGGTCCCCCCTGCCTCCCCGGCCCGACAGGCTCTCCCTGTTTGGTTTCGAGGGGCTGTGTGGGGTCTCTCCTGTGAGGGGTGGCGGGGGCCGCAGTCTGCTTGAGGGGGCCGGCGCGGGAGTCGCTGAGACGAGCCCCCCAGCCGTGGAGCAAGACTTCGACATCCCAGGAGTGGCGCTTGTgaaggagaagaggaggaggaagaagaaagtGCAGCAGATACAG ATGTCGGAGCTGGACTGTCTGGCTGCTCTGATGAACGCGGAGTTCGATGCTGCAGAGGAGTTTGACCTGTGTGTGGAGTGA